A region from the Streptomyces sp. 3214.6 genome encodes:
- the eno gene encoding phosphopyruvate hydratase produces MLVPSIDVVVAREILDSRGNPTVEVEVGLDDGSTGRAAVPSGASTGAFEAIELRDGDPNRYQGKGVEKAVLAVIEQIGPELVGYDATEQRLIDQAMFDLDATDNKGSLGANAILGVSLAVAHAASEASDLPLFRYLGGPNAHLLPVPMMNILNGGSHADSNVDIQEFMIAPIGAESFSEALRWGTEVYHTLKKVLKAKGLSTGLGDEGGFAPNLGSNREALDLILEAIKEAGYAPGEQIALALDVAASEFYKDGVYEFEGKSRSAAEMTEYYEELVAAYPLVSIEDPLFEDDWAGWKVLTDKLGDKVQIVGDDLFVTNPERLARGIEDGAANALLVKVNQIGSLTETLDAVELAQRSGFKCMMSHRSGETEDVTIADLAVATNCGQIKTGAPARSERVAKYNQLLRIEEILDDAAVYAGRSAFPRFKG; encoded by the coding sequence ATGCTCGTGCCGTCCATCGACGTCGTCGTAGCCCGGGAAATCCTCGACTCGCGAGGGAACCCCACCGTCGAGGTCGAGGTCGGCCTCGACGACGGCAGCACCGGTCGTGCCGCCGTCCCGTCCGGCGCCTCCACCGGCGCCTTCGAGGCCATCGAGCTGCGCGACGGTGACCCGAACCGCTACCAGGGCAAGGGTGTCGAGAAGGCCGTCCTCGCCGTCATCGAGCAGATCGGCCCGGAGCTCGTCGGCTACGACGCCACCGAGCAGCGCCTGATCGACCAGGCCATGTTCGACCTGGACGCCACCGACAACAAGGGCTCGCTCGGCGCCAACGCCATCCTCGGCGTCTCCCTCGCCGTCGCCCACGCCGCCTCCGAGGCCAGCGACCTTCCGCTCTTCCGCTACCTGGGCGGCCCCAACGCGCACCTGCTGCCGGTGCCGATGATGAACATCCTGAACGGCGGCTCGCACGCCGACTCCAACGTGGACATCCAGGAGTTCATGATCGCCCCGATCGGCGCGGAGTCCTTCTCCGAGGCCCTGCGCTGGGGCACCGAGGTCTACCACACGCTCAAGAAGGTGCTGAAGGCCAAGGGCCTGTCCACCGGCCTCGGCGACGAGGGCGGCTTCGCCCCGAACCTCGGCTCCAACCGCGAGGCCCTCGACCTCATCCTCGAGGCCATCAAGGAAGCCGGTTACGCGCCGGGCGAGCAGATCGCGCTCGCGCTCGACGTCGCCGCGTCCGAGTTCTACAAGGACGGCGTGTACGAGTTCGAGGGCAAGTCCCGCTCGGCCGCCGAGATGACCGAGTACTACGAGGAGCTCGTGGCGGCCTACCCGCTCGTCTCCATCGAGGACCCGCTGTTCGAGGACGACTGGGCCGGCTGGAAGGTCCTCACCGACAAGCTCGGCGACAAGGTCCAGATCGTCGGCGACGACCTGTTCGTCACCAACCCCGAGCGTCTCGCCCGCGGCATCGAGGACGGCGCCGCGAACGCCCTGCTCGTCAAGGTGAACCAGATCGGCTCGCTCACCGAGACGCTGGACGCCGTCGAGCTGGCCCAGCGCAGCGGCTTCAAGTGCATGATGTCGCACCGCTCCGGCGAGACTGAGGACGTCACCATCGCCGACCTCGCCGTCGCCACCAACTGCGGCCAGATCAAGACCGGCGCCCCGGCCCGTTCCGAGCGCGTCGCCAAGTACAACCAGCTGCTGCGCATCGAGGAGATCCTCGACGACGCCGCGGTGTACGCGGGCCGCTCGGCCTTCCCCCGCTTCAAGGGCTGA
- a CDS encoding FtsB family cell division protein — MAVKDRDRFSTATRIKLLGEQTAARVYRSQTKRQARRSRLTGRAALLALVLCTLIVALAYPMRQYVSQRAEIADLEREKQQAGERVEQLRDLKARWQDDAYAEQQIRQRLHYVLPGETGYVVIDPDAAKQSRADLGAADRPWYTNVWDGVDKSDASDH; from the coding sequence ATGGCCGTGAAGGACCGGGACCGGTTCTCCACCGCGACGAGGATCAAGCTGCTCGGGGAGCAGACCGCGGCCCGGGTCTACCGCTCGCAGACCAAACGCCAGGCCCGCCGCTCCCGCCTCACCGGCCGCGCCGCGCTGCTCGCCCTCGTCCTGTGCACGCTGATCGTCGCTCTGGCCTACCCCATGCGCCAGTACGTCTCCCAGCGCGCCGAGATCGCCGACCTGGAGCGCGAGAAGCAGCAGGCCGGCGAACGCGTCGAGCAGCTGCGCGACCTCAAGGCGCGCTGGCAGGACGACGCGTACGCCGAGCAGCAGATCCGGCAGCGCCTGCACTATGTGCTGCCGGGGGAGACCGGCTACGTCGTGATCGACCCGGACGCGGCCAAGCAGTCCCGCGCCGACCTCGGGGCGGCCGACCGCCCCTGGTACACGAACGTCTGGGACGGCGTCGACAAGTCGGACGCCTCCGACCACTGA
- a CDS encoding Ppx/GppA phosphatase family protein, protein MSRVAAVDCGTNSIRLLVADADPVTGELVELDRRMTIVRLGQGVDRTGRLAPEALERTFAACREYAAVIKELGAQRVRFVATSASRDAENRDEFVRGVLDILGVEPEVVTGDQEAEFSFTGATKELAGRDDLTKPYLVVDIGGGSTEFVVGEEHVQAARSVDVGCVRMTERHLVVDGEVADPPTSEQVAAMRADIEAALDLAEETVPLRAAHTLVGLAGSVTTVSAIAQHLPEYDSAAIHHSRVSRDKVREITEWLLRSTHAERAAVGAMHPGRVDVIAAGALVLLSIMERIGAEEVVVSEHDILDGIAFKVAEDAEQA, encoded by the coding sequence GTGAGCCGTGTCGCCGCCGTCGACTGCGGTACGAACTCGATCCGCCTCCTCGTCGCCGACGCCGACCCGGTCACGGGTGAACTGGTCGAGCTGGACCGCCGGATGACGATCGTCCGCCTCGGCCAGGGCGTCGACCGCACCGGCCGGCTCGCGCCCGAGGCGCTGGAGCGGACCTTCGCCGCCTGCCGCGAGTACGCGGCCGTCATCAAGGAGCTGGGCGCGCAGCGGGTGCGCTTCGTCGCCACCTCCGCCTCCCGGGACGCCGAGAACCGCGACGAGTTCGTGCGCGGCGTGCTGGACATCCTGGGCGTCGAGCCCGAGGTCGTCACCGGCGACCAGGAGGCCGAGTTCTCCTTCACCGGCGCGACGAAGGAGCTGGCGGGCCGCGACGACCTCACCAAGCCCTACCTGGTGGTGGACATCGGCGGCGGCTCGACCGAGTTCGTCGTGGGCGAGGAGCACGTACAGGCCGCCCGCTCGGTCGACGTCGGCTGTGTGCGGATGACGGAGCGGCATCTGGTCGTGGACGGCGAGGTCGCCGACCCGCCGACGTCCGAGCAGGTCGCGGCGATGCGCGCCGACATCGAGGCGGCCCTCGACCTCGCCGAGGAGACGGTCCCGCTGCGCGCGGCGCACACCCTGGTCGGCCTGGCCGGCTCGGTGACGACGGTCTCGGCGATCGCCCAGCACCTCCCCGAGTACGACTCGGCGGCCATCCACCACTCCCGCGTCTCGCGCGACAAGGTCCGCGAGATCACCGAGTGGCTGCTGCGCTCCACGCACGCCGAGCGCGCGGCGGTCGGCGCGATGCACCCGGGCCGGGTCGACGTGATCGCGGCGGGCGCCCTCGTCCTCCTGTCGATCATGGAGCGGATCGGCGCGGAGGAGGTCGTGGTGAGCGAACACGACATCCTCGACGGCATCGCGTTCAAGGTGGCGGAGGACGCCGAGCAGGCGTGA
- a CDS encoding LysM peptidoglycan-binding domain-containing protein: MLFSGKGKHRRPSKATRVAALAGVTGVAIAAPLMAAGNASAATASEWDAVAQCESGGNWSINTGNGYYGGLQFSASTWAAYGGTQYAAQANQASKSQQIAVAEKVLASQGKGAWPVCGTGLSGAAYNGSSSSGSSSSTGGSGSSSSDSSAGTRSTENQSASRSTDRPAASKTVTTPTGKKVKKGDGEYKVVKGDTLSSIAEKHKVKGGWQKLFQLNKDIVADADLIYPGQQLHLK; encoded by the coding sequence ATGCTGTTTTCCGGCAAGGGCAAGCACCGCCGTCCGTCCAAGGCCACCCGCGTCGCCGCGCTGGCCGGCGTCACCGGCGTCGCCATCGCCGCCCCGCTGATGGCGGCCGGCAACGCCTCCGCCGCCACCGCCTCCGAGTGGGACGCGGTCGCCCAGTGCGAGTCCGGCGGCAACTGGTCCATCAATACCGGCAACGGCTACTACGGCGGCCTGCAGTTCTCCGCCTCCACCTGGGCCGCCTACGGCGGTACGCAGTACGCCGCGCAGGCCAACCAGGCCTCCAAGTCGCAGCAGATCGCCGTCGCCGAGAAGGTCCTCGCCTCCCAGGGCAAGGGTGCCTGGCCGGTCTGCGGCACGGGCCTGTCCGGCGCCGCCTACAACGGCAGCAGCTCCTCCGGCTCGTCGAGCAGCACCGGCGGCTCCGGCTCCAGCAGCTCGGACAGCAGCGCCGGCACCCGCTCGACCGAGAACCAGAGCGCCTCCCGCTCCACCGACCGCCCGGCCGCCTCCAAGACGGTCACCACGCCGACCGGCAAGAAGGTCAAGAAGGGCGACGGCGAGTACAAGGTCGTCAAGGGCGACACCCTCAGCTCCATAGCCGAGAAGCACAAGGTCAAGGGCGGCTGGCAGAAGCTGTTCCAGCTGAACAAGGACATCGTCGCGGACGCCGACCTCATCTACCCGGGTCAGCAGCTGCACCTGAAGTGA
- a CDS encoding DUF501 domain-containing protein: protein MDTPPPTTPRTEPTDADVEAFKQQLGRPPRGLRAIAHRCPCGQPDVVETAPRLPDGTPFPTLYYLTCPKANSAIGTLEANGVMKEMTERLQADPELAASYRAAHEDYIRRRDEIEELRNFPSAGGMPDRVKCLHVLVAHSLAAGPGVNPLGDEALAMLPQWWRKGACVTLSGPPTGEGWQVDVSEDGAGHFAFRPVDQDAKPGDQDAKPGEGDAQ, encoded by the coding sequence ATGGATACGCCCCCGCCGACCACCCCGCGCACCGAGCCCACCGACGCGGACGTAGAGGCCTTCAAGCAGCAGCTCGGACGCCCGCCGCGCGGCCTGCGCGCGATCGCGCACCGCTGCCCGTGCGGTCAGCCGGACGTCGTCGAGACGGCCCCCCGCCTGCCCGACGGCACCCCCTTCCCGACGCTGTACTACCTGACGTGCCCGAAGGCCAACTCGGCGATCGGCACGCTCGAGGCGAACGGCGTGATGAAGGAGATGACGGAGCGGCTGCAGGCCGACCCGGAGCTGGCCGCCTCCTACCGTGCCGCGCACGAGGACTACATCCGGCGCCGGGACGAGATCGAGGAGCTGAGGAACTTCCCCAGCGCGGGCGGCATGCCGGACCGGGTGAAGTGCCTGCACGTCCTCGTGGCGCACTCCCTGGCGGCCGGCCCGGGCGTGAACCCGCTGGGCGACGAGGCCTTGGCGATGCTTCCGCAGTGGTGGCGCAAGGGGGCCTGTGTGACGCTGTCCGGGCCGCCGACCGGCGAGGGATGGCAGGTGGACGTCTCCGAGGACGGCGCGGGCCACTTCGCCTTCAGGCCCGTCGACCAGGACGCGAAGCCGGGCGACCAGGACGCGAAGCCGGGCGAGGGGGACGCGCAGTGA